The Anolis carolinensis isolate JA03-04 chromosome 2, rAnoCar3.1.pri, whole genome shotgun sequence genome has a window encoding:
- the nhp2 gene encoding H/ACA ribonucleoprotein complex subunit 2: MGRASKRQEAEEEAAPEPEATPERSYHELVENVNTIAQPLASRKLTRKLYKCIKKASKVKQIRRGVKEVQKFINKGEKGITVLAGDTLPIDVYCHIPIMCEDRNLPYVYIPSKTDLGAAAGSKRPTCVILFKAHEEYQEAYDECLEEVEALPLPL, translated from the exons ATGGGTCGGGCCAGCAAGCGccaggaggccgaggaggaggcggCGCCGGAGCCTGAGGCCACCCCGGAGCGCTCTTACCACGAGCTGGTGGAGAACGTCAACACTATCGCACAGCCCCTGGCCTCCCGCAAGCTCACGCGGAAGCTCTACAAGTGCATTAAGAAAG CATCGAAGGTAAAACAGATTCGGCGTGGAGTGAAAGAGGTCCAGAAATTCATCAACAAAGGCGAGAAGGG GATCACAGTTCTTGCAGGAGACACACTGCCTATTGATGTTTACTGCCACATCCCCATCATGTGTGAAGACCGGAATCTTCCATATGTCTACATCCCCTCCAAAACG GATTTAGGAGCAGCAGCAGGTTCAAAACGTCCAACTTGTGTTATCTTGTTCAAAGCTCATGAAGAATATCAGGAAGCCTACGATGAGTGTTTGGAGGAGGTGGAAGCCCTTCCGCTCCCATTGTGA
- the rmnd5b gene encoding E3 ubiquitin-protein transferase RMND5B — protein MERCACVERELDKVLQKFLCYGQHCERGLEELLGYVTRLREELGAAALQRTPLSATLSLVMSQCCKKIKDTVQNLASDHKDIHSSISRVGKAIDRNFDADLCGIVPAVVWESQEKQILVMAIIEHLYQQGMLGVAEELCQESTANVDVDFKRPFLELNSILEALRKQDLEPALSWAIFHRQQLAELNSSLEFRLHRLHFIRLLAGGPGKELEALSYARHFQPFAHLHQQEIQVMMGSLVYLRLGLKNSPYRHLLDDSHWTEICETFTRDACALLGLSVESPLSVSFAAGCVALPVLMNIKAVIEQRQCSGVWSHKDELPIEIELGMKCWYHSVFACPILRQQTTDSNPPIKLICGHVISRDALNKLINGGKLKCPYCPMEQNPADGKRLIF, from the exons ATGGAGCGCTGCGCCTGCGTAGAAAGGGAGCTGGACAAAGTGCTGCAGAAGTTCCTCTGCTACGGGCAGCACTGCGAGCGGGGCCTGGAGGAGCTGCTCGGCTACGTCACCCGGCTGAGGGAGGAGCTGGGCGCCGCAG CCTTGCAACGGACACCGCTGTCTGCTACACTCTCCCTAGTTATGTCCCAGTGCTGTAAGAAGATCAAGGACACTGTGCAGAACTTAGCTTCAGACCACAAGGACATTCACAGCAGCATTTCACGGGTGGGAAAAGCAATTGATAGA AATTTCGATGCAGACTTGTGTGGCATTGTTCCTGCTGTGGTCTGGGAGTCCCAAGAGAAGCAGATCCTGGTGATGGCCATTATAGAGCACCTCTACCAACAAGGGATGCTGGGAGTAGCTGAGGAACTTTGTCAG GAATCCACTGCAAATGTGGATGTAGACTTCAAAAGGCCATTCCTGGAACTTAACAGCATACTGGAAGCTCTACGGAAACAAGACTTGGAGCCTGCTTTGAG CTGGGCAATCTTCCACAGGCAGCAGCTGGCAGAATTGAACAGTTCTCTCGAGTTCCGTCTGCATCGGCTCCACTTCATTAGGCTCCTTGCTGGTGGTCCTGGAAAGGAGCTGGAGGCCCTGAGCTATGCACGCCACTTCCAGCCCTTTGCACATCTACACCAGCAAG AGATTCAGGTCATGATGGGCAGCTTGGTGTACCTGCGTTTGGGCCTCAAGAACTCCCCATACCGCCACCTGCTGGATGACAGCCATTGGACTGAGATTTGTGAGACTTTTACGCGTGATGCCTGTGCCCTGCTGGGACTCTCAGTGGAGTCCCCTCTAAGTGTCAG CTTTGCTGCAGGGTGCGTGGCGCTGCCAGTGCTGATGAACATCAAGGCTGTGATTGAGCAGAGACAGTGCTCGGGGGTCTGGAGCCACAAGGATGAGCTGCCA ATTGAAATTGAACTAGGGATGAAATGCTGGTACCACTCAGTCTTTGCCTGCCCAATCCTACGCCAGCAGACAACAGACTCCAACCCACCTATCAAGCTCATCTGTGGACATGTTATCTCTCGAGATGCCCTCAACAAACTCATCAATGGAGGGAA GCTGAAGTGTCCATATTGTCCCATGGAACAGAATCCAGCCGATGGAAAACGCCTCATCTTTTGA